In one Rutidosis leptorrhynchoides isolate AG116_Rl617_1_P2 chromosome 8, CSIRO_AGI_Rlap_v1, whole genome shotgun sequence genomic region, the following are encoded:
- the LOC139863767 gene encoding uncharacterized protein, whose protein sequence is MIASKIGKPMLLDSYTSTMCMESWGRPNYARAMIEISAENDMRESLNIATPCSDGKKVVMDMVKIEYEWKPPRCARCKIFGHKDIQCPKNIPIIDTNKALQDDGFQLVNKKGSNNNANKELRTGFVMGKQKPKLIYKPILKPSASNTNKNTEQEHIGTSKSVESGEVEVNNPYDMLSGLQDEDNETIKLELRDELSENDIINDGKMHDVKRQNFLRGQALQSHVSLDRLNSICNAVFPRWSWTSNNNVCYKGTRIILGWDSTIVNLMVVNVAKQVMHCVAKLLADDKQFFVSFVYTANHYAARRDLWRDLIMHKSFVRQKPWVILGDFNASLSLEDTTSGSSKFTIAMREFN, encoded by the exons ATGATAGCATCTAAGATTGGGAAACCTATGTTGTTAGACTCGTATACTAGCACGATGTGCATGGAATCGTGGGGGCGTCCCAATTATGCTAGGGCCATGATTGAAATTTCAGCTGAAAATGATATGCGTGAATCGCTGAATATAGCTACTCCTTGCTCGGATGGTAAGAAAGTTGTGATGGACATGGTTAAAATAGAATACGAATGGAAACCACCGAGATGTGCGAGATGTAAGATTTTTGGTCATAAGGATATCCAATGTCCTAAGAACATACCAATAATAGATACAAATAAAGCCTTACAAGATGATGGCTTCCAGTTGGTGAATAAGAAAGGATCAAACAACAATGCTAACAAGGAATTGCGTACTGGATTTGTTATGGGGAAACAAAAGCCAAAATTGATCTATAAACCAATTCTAAAACCTTCAGCAAGCAATACTAATAAGAATACTGAGcaggaacatatcggcacaagtaaaAGTGTTGAAAGTGGAGAAGTAGAAGTTAATAATCCTTATGATATGCTGAGTGGCTTACAGGACGAAGATAATGAAACAATCAAATTAGAGCTACGTGATGAGCTAAGCGAAAATGACATAATTAATGATGGAAAGATGCATGACGTGAAAAGACAAAACTTTCTGAGGGGGCAAGCACTCCAG TCACATGTTTCTTTAGATCGTTTGAATAGTATTTGCAATGCAGTTTTCCCAAGGTGGAGTTGGACTTCAAATAATAATGTTTGTTATAAGGGTACCCGAATCATCTTAGGATGGGATTCTACAATCGTCAATCTTATGGTAGTTAATGTCGCTAAGCAAGTAATGCATTGTGTGGCGAAATTGCTTGCTGATGACAAGCAATTCTTTGTGTCTTTTGTGTATACAGCCAACCATTATGCTGCCAGGAGAGATCTGTGGCGAGACTTGATAATGCATAAAAGCTTCGTTCGTCAAAAACCTTGGGTTATTTTAGGGGACTTTAATGCTTCTCTTAGTCTGGAGGATACTACATCAGGGTCTTCTAAATTTACGATCGCTATGCGCGAATTCAATTAA